The Primulina tabacum isolate GXHZ01 chromosome 16, ASM2559414v2, whole genome shotgun sequence genome window below encodes:
- the LOC142528536 gene encoding uncharacterized protein LOC142528536: protein MLQILAYEYYPSVVQKFARKSDVDGLMLPRMFQWVTNTWPSNRAPTAVDVTAAFGDSAIDDCLGCLTPTPEELVSTYYTTGDFVDSAPDAVTTRVLELWRQGQTVICSEHPLESPSVQHMHSAHSPPSVQHTPPAHASPDVSGTRPGDLNRSSSSTSSPMHTGPRVHFGLNPSRRPSPLEHRFERRLTVLEDSVTSMHVKMSAEFIEIRASIRSINQALVDLKSSFNLGLDELRLSLTEQIRAGFVEMRSNMPVQQDRDYSIAYTRGRKRKASEADFGLDDNLVREIDSTSQTLHIFEPNLHVIIEKSSEVY from the exons ATGTTACAAATCCTCGCTTATGAATATTATCCGAGCGTGGTACAAAAGTTTGCAAGGAAAAGTGATGTGGACGGTTTGATGTTGCCCAGGATGTTTCAATGGGTGACTAACACGTGGCCGTCAAACCGTGCCCCAACTGCTGTTGATGTCACTGCAGCCTTTGGTGATTCTGCTATAGAT gATTGTCTTGGATGTTTGACTCCTACTCCCGAGGAGCTCGTTTCAACGTATTATACGACCGGGGATTTTGTTGATTCTGCGCCCGATGCGGTCACCACTCGGGTACTCGAGCTCTGGAGGCAGGGTCAGACAGTCATATGTAGCGAGCATCCTCTGGAGTCTCCCTCAGTCCAGCACATGCATTCCGCACATTCACCTCCCTCTGTCCAGCACACACCTCCTGCACATGCATCTCCTGACGTTTCCGGCACCCGTCCTGGTGATCTCAATAGATCCAGCTCTAGCACCAGTTCTCCTATGCATACGGGTCCTAGAGTCCACTTTGGACTCAATCCTTCCCGCCGCCCATCACCCTTGGAGCATCGTTTCGAGCGGCGATTGACTGTGTTGGAGGATTCTGTTACGTCGATGCATGTTAAGATGTCAGCAGAATTTATTGAGATCAGAGCGTCTATCAGGAGCATAAATCAAGCTCTAGTTGACTTGAAATCGAGTTTCAATCTTGGTCTCgatgagttgagattgagttTGACTGAACAGATTAGAGCTGGTTTTGTTGAGATGAGGTCTAACATGCCAGTGCAGCAGGACAGAGATTATAGCATAGCATATACCAGAGGGCGGAAGAGGAAAGCGTCCGAGGCAGATTTTG GGTTGGATGATAATCTGGTCAGGGAAATTGACAGTACTAGCCAAACATTACATATATTTGAGCCTAACCTTCATGTCATTAtagagaagtcatcagaag TATATtaa